Proteins encoded within one genomic window of Marinitoga sp. 1197:
- a CDS encoding ABC transporter ATP-binding protein, with protein MIKTINLKKIYKNEGAEVHALKGINLEIKNGEMVSILGPSGSGKSTLLNCLSGIDKPTEGKVIINDVDITSLKDDELTTFRAKNMGFIFQFFNLIPVLNAVENVELPLLILGYNEKEAREKSEQMLIEVGLKDRMKNFPNMLSGGEAQRVAIARALVAEPKIIWADEPTGALDTKTGITIMNLIKELNEKNKQTFVIVTHDPRITEYTQRILKMDSGWLSE; from the coding sequence ATGATAAAAACAATTAATTTAAAAAAAATTTATAAAAATGAAGGTGCAGAGGTTCATGCTTTGAAAGGAATAAATCTGGAAATTAAAAATGGTGAGATGGTTTCTATCTTAGGGCCATCTGGTTCTGGTAAATCTACACTTTTAAATTGTTTATCTGGAATAGATAAGCCAACAGAAGGAAAGGTTATTATAAACGATGTTGATATAACCTCTTTAAAGGATGATGAATTAACAACTTTTAGAGCAAAAAATATGGGATTTATATTTCAATTTTTTAATTTAATACCTGTATTAAATGCTGTGGAAAATGTTGAATTGCCTTTATTAATACTTGGTTATAATGAAAAAGAGGCCAGAGAGAAATCAGAACAAATGTTAATAGAAGTGGGATTAAAAGATAGGATGAAAAATTTTCCCAATATGTTAAGTGGTGGAGAAGCACAAAGGGTAGCAATTGCCCGAGCTCTTGTTGCGGAACCAAAGATTATATGGGCTGATGAACCAACAGGAGCTCTTGATACAAAAACAGGAATAACAATTATGAATTTAATAAAAGAATTAAATGAAAAAAATAAACAAACATTTGTTATTGTTACCCATGATCCTAGAATTACAGAATATACTCAAAGAATTCTGAAAATGGATAGTGGATGGTTATCTGAATGA